One window from the genome of Carnobacteriaceae bacterium zg-84 encodes:
- a CDS encoding glycosyltransferase: MKSVGIVVATYKPNMTYLEEQFKSLEEQTYPNYHIYIRDDSADDDYFKQIATLATTIFTRPFTIVQNDVNMGSTKTFELLTSDCQQEYIAYCDQDDRWHHQKIEKLVYKLEQEKALLVYSDLAIIDENGQFVSSSFATVNKRIYHVYGDNTFSFFIRRNCMPGCSMLMLTEIAKKAMPFYEEYVHDHWLALVAASMGRIAFIKELLIDYRLHQHNQIGKAILKGIDTVDDYIPLKLVPEQDKFRALALRFGKTYQKEIDKELSFVGQRIQAFQTRKFKDIWSLTKYLKEDKTLVLFEIALTILPKYLGNKMIRRIKSGG, translated from the coding sequence ATGAAATCAGTAGGTATTGTCGTAGCGACATATAAGCCAAATATGACTTATTTAGAGGAACAGTTCAAAAGTCTTGAAGAACAGACGTATCCTAATTATCACATTTATATTAGAGATGATAGTGCAGATGATGATTATTTTAAACAAATCGCCACATTAGCGACAACTATTTTCACAAGACCATTTACGATTGTGCAAAATGACGTCAATATGGGAAGTACAAAGACTTTTGAGTTATTGACAAGTGACTGTCAACAAGAGTATATTGCTTACTGTGATCAAGATGATAGATGGCATCATCAAAAAATAGAAAAATTAGTATACAAACTTGAACAAGAAAAAGCATTACTTGTTTACTCTGACTTAGCGATTATTGATGAAAATGGACAATTTGTGTCGTCGAGTTTTGCTACTGTGAATAAACGTATTTACCATGTATATGGAGATAACACGTTCTCGTTTTTTATTCGAAGAAATTGTATGCCTGGCTGTTCCATGCTAATGTTAACAGAGATTGCTAAAAAAGCGATGCCGTTTTATGAAGAGTATGTGCATGATCATTGGTTAGCTTTAGTCGCTGCAAGCATGGGGCGTATAGCTTTTATAAAAGAACTTTTAATTGATTATCGTTTACATCAGCATAATCAAATTGGTAAAGCTATTCTAAAAGGGATTGATACTGTTGATGATTATATTCCTTTAAAGTTAGTCCCCGAACAAGATAAGTTTCGCGCTTTAGCATTGCGATTTGGTAAGACGTATCAAAAAGAGATTGATAAAGAATTATCGTTTGTCGGTCAACGAATACAAGCATTTCAAACGAGAAAATTCAAAGATATTTGGTCTTTAACAAAGTATTTAAAAGAAGATAAAACGTTAGTATTATTTGAAATAGCGTTAACGATATTACCGAAATATCTTGGTAATAAAATGATACGACGTATAAAATCAGGAGGTTAA